In the Hydractinia symbiolongicarpus strain clone_291-10 chromosome 13, HSymV2.1, whole genome shotgun sequence genome, TTTTGTTATTCGTTTATCCGAAAAGCGTCCACCATACAAATCAGAGACAAATGTCACTGATCCATCAGGAGCTATTCCGACTAATCCTTTTGCTGTATTATGGTGTTTGTAATTTGAAAAGGTACTGGACTGTGTGCGATATGACGTAGGCATTTCCACAAATACTTCTGTACAATCTAATATGACACGGGtatttgggtaacttttttgaaaacatttcggcATTCTATTTTGTACTGTTTCTTTTGAAGCCCATATTGGAAGCATACGGAattgtgaatgtaaaaaatctgtccatgtaatcaatattctgcTTATGTGACTTGTCGACATATTAAATCGAACAGCCATATCTTCTAACAAAAGTCCACATCGAATTCGAACCAGTATCAtaaagaattcttcttctgcgctCAATGATCGTGATCGGCCTCGTTTTgtagagtttatattttttgtattttcagtgttagtatttgaaccccaatatattagtttatttgcagctggttgtaaatattctaaaactgctttgaataatttataagattcgaatccggtataaaacttaaagtgtgcttcattgtgtttaaaccggtcaattgaaaatgctatgtcacttatagtggcttgttgtttttcaatagtttgatcaagttccttttcatgaattctcatacaactaatttcggctctcaatttttccaactcttgttttaactcttcctccacagataattctgcagcaatgtcatttgtcgtagccctcacaggagaaaatagttgcaatttacagtttgtactgttgagagtttttcttggtttgctagctgttggtttgatagtttttgggactattgtgggaacattgttcatatatgtcttctttccaccagtgaaatgaacagagcaaactctatgcgatgtagaaggtacaaaatcctttctactgatcataaaaagccatttctttcgaagctctgagtctttaggaatgacataaaaagataagtctggattcttctttgagttgttttgacagagaggtacacagcaagttatccctcctcctttacttttagcttgcaataaaaagcttgaacttgatgaaaagtttgagccaatgcttgcaggagagcccaagttttgaaaaaaactgttgtcttgattagaattttgtatatcgctttggttttgagtagaattaaggatgaagtgtacttgttcggccatttttgttactacgaatggtttgtttacgttttcgcggaatacaactaccataatgcattgcgaattagccgtatagagggaacggggaattaaATCCCATTTGGCACATAGTGTACGTCAGGAAAGGAACAAAATAGGAGCAAAACTTGTTTACTTATGTGAGCACATTTTTTGTGAAGCATGAAATACCAAATACAAAATTGCACGAAAATCCGATTTTCCAGGATTTTGGGTTAaatccaaaaatattaaaaattggaTTAAGCACGTCTTCAATATTTTCGGAATATTTTCCCTTGATGAACTAAAGTTGTGATGTAAGTTTCATGTTCTAAGGATTATCCTATCTAAGATTATCAAATTTTCCCGATTATGATCTTAAGGGGTAGTTTTAAGTAATAGACAATATCCAAGGGTTTGAAAGGTCTTAGACCTAACAAAATAGCATGTGATTGCCtaacagataaatataaaaagactcAATAAGTATCAGAGCAAAaacgagttattaaaaaaaaaccaacaGGATGGCGTGGAATACGCCCAGCATAAATgtataaagtatatattttcaagTGGAAGCCATAAACAAATAACGGGAatgttaatattctttttaccaTGCtataccatatatatatatatatatatatatatattctgcacagaatgtagtgttgtcagcccatctGGTGctatctactgaccgctaaccggCTTGCGTGGCAGGCATGCAAGTAATAATATTTTAAGTATCTAGGCTAGAtatataaatctttaaatatttacaaagttATGCCATGCCATCATGATGTATGCTGActtggaaaaaataaaatatagctagctatatatgtacCACTATTGCTAATTACATACCTTTGAACACTGGAATCCTGTAAAATGGGAAATTGGGTGAACTTATTTTAGGGTTTCTGTGAGGTGCTGCTATAGTTAGTGCCAAGGGAAAACATTTAAGATTTTGAGCCTCACTCTAGATCCTAAGAAAAATTTTGCTGAGTTTAGAAGAGGTTGCCgatgccgataagccgcaaacgcccgcatatgtGGAGGCAAGTTTGAGAAATTTCGAATTTAATTGGCCCAAAACCGCCTGCACTTTCACGAACTCGCCCGGAGCATTCCTGAAGtgcaatttcttgtaacatGCAGACAAGGTTGCCGACTCGACGAAAACGCTGTGTATGTCAGGGCGGGGGCAGGCGTTTTTttcggggttttcgtttgtaacCGGCCTAAAAAGCCTGGGTCTGTCTGAAACCGCCTGAAATGCTACGCGGGTAAGCTCCTTGGTTCTCATTTAAATTCTTACGAGAAGAAGCGAGGTGCTATTTTGTCGTCGTACTtacagtttattatttgtgggattTTGTTACAgctatttacaaaatatatgatATGGAAAACAGTCTTCCACTACCATTCCTcaacattaaaagaataaattatacatggtaataaatgtttaaaaaatgttgtttcgggtTGATCTCAGGTTTCTCCAGGCAacatttcaagtttttattaaattgccAGAACTCGACCGACAGGCGGCGTTTCCGGCAAGTCTGCAACCTCGTTCATGCAGTCGATAGTTGAAAGAAGGCACTTGAAGATAAAGAAGTTAATTAAGTTAATATATAAGTTTTtcatcaagtaaattttattgaaaactatcgaaaacagttcttttaagaacttcactaccattatattatataagtttattatttaattttgtgaataCACCAAACTTGCTCGAAAACacctgcactttttacggcatATGCAGCTTAATAGCACCCTCTTTGGTTAAGGGGCTGCTGACAAAAATTTTTGGGCCCTGTTTGTGGGATATCGACGTGTATTTCACGGACGGAAATACGCTTAAGAGGGGGAGGGAGGTCGTCTGAATCCTAACTGCAATATACTGCTAACAGGGACAAAAAAAGCCCCTTAACGTATATACCTAACGTAAATGTATGGTTTTTATAcaatgaaatgcgatatataaaggtagGGTGACCCTATGGATTTCTCCATGGGTAAACTATTAGttagccatattttgtctgtttgtctgccaAAAGCGTCTTGTGTAAAACCACACAAAATGTAATGCGATACATTATGGGCAACCCTGTGAATTTTTCCATTGGTAAACGATTAGTatatattaataatagccatattttgtctgttcgCTGGGCACTCTTTTGTATGTATAGGAGTCTGTACTCTATAATAATAATTGCCATATTTTGTCTTTTTGTCTGCCAAAAGCATCTTGTGTAAAATCACGCACAAAATGTAATGCtatataaaggacggacgaCTCCATGAATTTTTTCAGGGTTAAACGATTAGTCTTGATATTGATACTAGACGTATGTTGTCTGTTTGTCGACTAAAAGGGACTTGTGTAAAACCACAAGCGAAATGAAATgtaatatataaaggacgggtgaccccatggatttttccacacatAAACGATATAGCATGATATatgctgttttgaaattatgtgattaaataactatataaaaatgtaaatatgaagGTCTCCAGGAATTAAATCCTGTCATACTGAGGCTGGccatttcttaacatttttaagatttttaaaaatttcttatattGAAAAAAACCCTGCGTATTTTCAATTACAGGTGAAGAagcaacacaatttttttactgaagttacatcctgaaaaatttattctaaaaataaCAGTCTTTTTTTGTCAACGAAAATagagttttaaaacaaagaaaagagaaGAATAAAAAGTAAGACAGTTTCGGCCTAGAAGCATTTTGCTAGTAAAATTGAAGCAGgtcaaaaataggaaaaaaacgtgtatacaaCCAGCTAATCTAGCAAACTTGTGGATTACAACGGGTTAACAGCTAGTATTTTATAAACGATTTTCAGGTTATAATTTATTTaggagtgggaggtaagctgtTTTAAGTGCATGTttcaattaaaattatatagcatcacatactttttaacttgattttgtGAGGTATTGGTATCTTAGCAGACATAAGTTTGTTAATTTTTGCTACTGAAACAAAAAACTACaatgaatttcttttctttttttaggttcGACAACCGTGACTCGGCAGAGTATAAAAGAGAAGAAACTGGACAGAGTATAAAAGCTAGTTATTCAGAACATTCAGATATtcagaattaattgaacttactgaaCCTTGAACTTGAATTTACTTATCGGTTAACTTAATAGTGAATTAATAGTGAATTAATAGTGAAATTATTGGTGGACTTAATAGTGAACTTATTGGTGAATTTAGTAGTGAATTTATTGGTGAAATTACAAAATGACAGTGATTTCTCTagcttttaagattttttttttctcgatCACACGTTACCACTGCTAATATGAACCCCGCATATAAAAGCTGTCGCCGTATGGTACTTTTACTTTCTGGTGATGTTGAAACTAATCCCGGGCCTTGCACTATTCTAAAGTCGGTACAGGGATCTTTTCATCAAGGGGATGTTAGGCTTGGAAAATTTACTGGTACACAATGTATGTGTAATTCCCTGTTTGCGATCGTTTGGTCGGCtcttaaaaaagtttctttttgtaaTCCAGGTGATCCTTTACGTATCCTTTACGTATCCTTTACGTACATATCCTTTACGAAGGAACAAAGTGGTACACAAAACTAGGATACACAAACCAGTACTTTAGCGCAAGTGAGCTCCCAAATAGTTTGCTTCTTGAAAATGAGGTATACGATAGCACTTCATTACGCACTTTTCATAATTCATCTGAATCCGATAAAGGGCAAGGAATGCTGGGCATTATTAGCGGCGTTAGTTTTGCTATAGTTTGGGACCACCCACAAATTTATTTGATCCTCATAGCCGAACTAGTTTAGGACAAATAACTGAACAGGGTGCGTCAGTCgtttgttgaaaactacatacGCGAAATATACGTCACCCCTGGCGAAGCAATGTGTCTTGAAACTCAATATTTCAAAATACTCACAACTGAACAGATAACTGGTAACATTATGCTTAACATTCGCAGAAAAAGAAAACTAGAACAAAACAGGAAGTACCGTCAATCCGAGAGAGGCCGAGTGAAACAAAGAAATTCAATAGGCAAATATCAGAAAACGGAACACGGCCAAGCTAAGTTGAGCGAGTCGATAAGCAAATATCGGAAAACAGAACAGGGGCAAGCTAAGGTGAAAAAGCCAATAGGCAAATATCAGAAAACAGAAAAGGGACACGCTAAGATAAAAGAGTCGATAGACAAATATCAAAATACAGTAAATGGTCGATCCAAGCTAAGAGAGTCgaaaagtaaatacaaaaaaacggaACAGGGCCAAGTGAAGCAAAGGGAGTCCGTAGGTAAATATCGGGAAACTGAGCAGGGCTAACAGGCACAAAAAACTGCAAAGAAACGCCATGTAGGGGAAGGTAAAGCAACAAAACGGAAGGGTGTTAACAATGTGCCTGAttctgatgaaaaaataaaccaatttaaaaaatgtgttggGAATAAGCCATTTTATAAATGTGTCATGTATTCGTTCTTTATATAAGCggtcaattaaattttttcgcCACATCGATTATCCTGCCATTCCAGGAGCATTTTCGCTTCAGAGTACAAAATTTTGACGGCAAAGAATACATATGTGCAACATGCCATTCAAAACTTGCAAAAGGAAAAATTCCTTCCCTGGCTGTATCTAATAATCTCCAAATGTTTGATCTCCCAGAATCAATGAGCACATTACGACGATTAGAAAAAATCATTATatctaaaagaattttatttaaacgaaTTGCAATAATGCCAAAAGGTCAGTGTCCTAAAATAAAAGGTGCAATATGTAATGTTCCAATAAAAGCCGATGAAATAAGCAATGTCTTACCAAGAGGAATGGATAATAATGGTGTAGTGCAAGTtgcgttaaagaaaaaactaaatttcaaatcTAACGTTTATTTAGAATCCGTAAGGCCAGATGTTAGTTGGGAAGTTCTTTGTTATCTGAAACTGGTTAACCCTCTTTATTCAAATAATCTATCTATGTTGCATTAAGTCGAGTCACAAGTTTAGACGGTTTATACCTAACGGGTACATTTGCTAAGTCAACCATTAAGTCAGACACACTAGCAACAGAGCAATACAATTACATGCGAGAACATTCAAAATTGACACAAAAAGAAACTGGTGTAATTAGCGAAAATTCTATTATGGTCACTTTGCTTAATACAAGATCCTACAACAAGCATGAAAACTATATTAAATCCGACCGCGTTCTCatggaaagtgatttattatgccTAACGGAAACTCAGATACCATTGAACTCACATTGCGACTCAAAACTagattactttactttaattccaaACAACAATGTGGACAAATTTTCTAGTCTATTAGTTGGTCATAACGAAACTATACAATTGTTTGATATTGTAGAAATTCCTGGTGCTATTTTTTAGAATGACAAAAAGAACGTTTCACGAAAACGCTATTAATGTTTTGCTtctatatcgtaaaaattcCCTCAATAGAGATGAGTCATTACACcttattcaatattttttgggaaatgaaactgttgatattataCTCGGAGATTTTAATGTGAATGCATTTAGCGATGAAAACTATTTCCTTGTAACCTCGCCAACTCATATATCAGGTTAACTTATTGACCATGTCTATATCCATGAGAATGTTTTAAATACTCTTAATGTCGAGACCTTCGTTAAAACTGTCTATTTCAGTGATCACGATGCAATCAGGCTTaaactctctctctctctctgatTTGAAAAAACAACCTTTACAGACGACTTCAAACAACGTTTTTCTTCGTGTTTTTAAcctcctttattttttttggcattttaaacttttaaattaatacTGTCGTCGATCGCAACGCATATAATTGCTTTCCAACATGTTTGCTtaaggcggaaatcttcaagccacagggcttcttgtataactttattacatctttactacaactttttataaaaattttttaacgttgtttgcttGGTGATGGGCAAGGCCACCaaatttctttgtaaacttcattttactggaaatgccaatttaattaaaaattaaaagaaattttgcaccattgatgcaataaaaatgaaaaaataataacattttcttatttttccataacattttatttatcgatacacaaaagttcgaattaacgagcataatgtagccttgggactaaaaaaatgttcgaattaacgataTGTTCGAATTAGCAGAGTTCGAATTAAGCAAACCAATCAATAGTCATGTGTAAGTATTAAGCATGTCTCCCTTTCATACGTCAGACGTATTAAGTGTGTATATTATACACGAATCATATATGTATACATTATATGTGTATTAAtaattgcaaaataaaatatgaaagcagttaaaaaagcaaaattgataaagaaaaattacaatCCTCTGCGCAGCACTAACTACGTATATATGAAACCAAATTTGTATCTATATTTGTCTCTATTTAAATAATGCACTCTGTGTCTgcgttaaaaaaattgtgtcacagccacacaaaattttctcTATGTATGTTAAAATGCTCGTATACGTCTGtcagtctgtcacgcaaaatactAGCGGGAGGCACGCAATGCGGTCTAAAAAGAGCGAGTGAACCAAATCTTTTCATGGGCCACTGATTAGTTTGTGCCAAATTTGTTGCTCGCGTGTAATATTTCATTCACTAAGCCCAATATTTGCAAATACCAAATCAAGTATGATTTTTGTGGCCTCGAAGAAGAAACAAGAAACAATCAGAGTGAGAGTAACCAGAGTCTTTGTAAAAAGCTGTTGTGTTAAGATTTGGAAGCctctttttgccttttttgtcttaaaaaatcgttttaattttataaatttgtacCTCATATGTGAAGGAAGCATACCATCAGATTTTTAGCCAGTTTACAGTTGTGCTCAAAATGATAGTTTCTTCAAAAATAGGCGTGGCTGACACCTCTTTatatttcatttcaaatatataaaaatcagCAGCTGAAGGCTAAGGGAATTCTATTAATATAAAGTTATCATTAAGACATGCAGAGAAGATAAGTATGTTGCGAAATATAATAGAAGAGGAGTTAAGGGACATGTGTTTCGGAAGATAAAGGGCAATCGTCTTAATTCAAAAGGACAAAAATTATGTAAACGCAGTTGGGGAAAATACCTTAACGTCTACACAATATATTTTCCAGCGCATGATCGAACTATGGTTATCTATACTTAGACAAATGATGTGTTTGTACTTCGTCTGGAAGGTAAAATGTTGAAATAGTCCTCTGCCTCCTCCCACCCCTCCCCCACAGCCATATTAGTTGGGAAAAATTCACAACGCGAGTCGGAAATAAAGCTGCGACGCAAATCATTTTAggcacacagacagacgaccgCTATTATTACAGAGGCTAGTCATTAACCCGTGAAAAAAAAGATACACAGTGTCACCCGTCTACACATTGCAGAATACGGTTATGATTAAAGAACGTATTTTTGCTTTGATTAAAAAGCCTGCAAATAATAAACTGAATATCAGAAGAGCGTCTATACGGTATATGAAACAATCGTCAACATTgtcatttaaaatatatatatataaataaaaatttacacaatGCAGATATATATCGAATATTTATTAATATATATGGCTATCATAACAGACAAGACAGATAAGATGTAAAGTCTGTTCAGAAGTTCCCTACGCAAAAAAAATGGAAGTTATTTGGATTATTTAAAGTAGTgtctgctaaaaaataaaatttgagtaTCAAACCACATAGTGGAGAAAAAAACAAAGCCTGTCTTTAAAGTTCACCAGCTTCATCTTTTGCCAACATAAACAGAAATATATTCTTGGCCATGTTGAAACACTGTGTTtctacaaacaaaaaaagaaagagtgTGCAAATGTTAGTCTGTGCGTAGCTGATGTTGTGAAAAGATGTATGTAGTTTTAAAGTAAATCTCACTAAAGCTATACAGATCAAAAGGAATAAATTAgttttatgtaaaataaaaaacataacatcAAGAAAGAGAAAATGATACATAGTTACAATTGCTACAAAATATATTGGGACATAGTTCGTTACGTCTGTACTACGTTTTTATGCAATTGCAACTTGTCCaggatttt is a window encoding:
- the LOC130623083 gene encoding uncharacterized protein LOC130623083; its protein translation is MILVRIRCGLLLEDMAVRFNMSTSHISRILITWTDFLHSQFRMLPIWASKETVQNRMPKCFQKSYPNTRVILDCTEVFVEMPTSYRTQSSTFSNYKHHNTAKGLVGIAPDGSVTFVSDLYGGRFSDKRITKDSGIYDLLEPGDSVMADRGFELEEDLPDGVTLNIPPFLDGKPQLSLLEENETRRIASVRVHVERAIERIKNYRILQTVFKLSMAAELNKIWVICCYLVNFLPQLVPDVNTND